A single region of the Vicia villosa cultivar HV-30 ecotype Madison, WI linkage group LG4, Vvil1.0, whole genome shotgun sequence genome encodes:
- the LOC131595553 gene encoding protein TIFY 5A-like translates to MRRNCNLELCLFPQYVSDSNHNQNHHMVEEEADNDKSSMQNQQQPLTIFYDGKMCVTHVTEFQAKSILMMANKKVQETVNTPTGSEPSTPTIVESPQQSCSPGPGLSMKRSLQRFLQKRKNRIQQASPYNH, encoded by the exons ATGAGGAGGAACTGCAACTTAGAACTCTGCCTTTTTCCTCAATATGTTTCTGATAGCAATCACAATCAAAACCATCACAT GGTTGAAGAAGAAGCAGATAATGATAAGAGTTCAATGCAAAATCAGCAACAGCCATTGACTATTTTCTATGATGGCAAGATGTGTGTTACTCATGTCACAGAATTTCAG GCCAAATCAATCTTAATGATGGCAAATAAAAAAGTGCAAGAAACAGTAAACACACCAACAGGGTCAGAGCCATCAACACCAACAATAGTAGAATCTCCTCAGCAATCGTGTAGTCCTGGTCCTGGTCTTTCAATGAAAAGATCTTTGCAACGGTTTctacaaaagagaaaaaataggaTTCAACAAGCTTCTCCATACAATCATTAA